One part of the Lotus japonicus ecotype B-129 chromosome 2, LjGifu_v1.2 genome encodes these proteins:
- the LOC130738306 gene encoding protein ROOT PRIMORDIUM DEFECTIVE 1: MRFFGSISTNFFKRKLENFPLIHHFINHNPSFNLKFVREKSQSTAIPKKQLRIRDHGYDNYMEVEKKTRKVLKFQNLILNEPSQSVPIPRLETLARRIGFTRHEAGAFILKFPHVFEIFEHPVQRILFCRLTRKAVLQIDRERHALAGYLPRAVTSLRKLVMMANGHRLRLEHVRIARAVLGLPDDFEQSVVLRYPEFFRLVDADETRNKYIELVEFDPRLATCAIEEVRERVYRERGGDAEDIRFSFWINFPPGFKIGKYFKIAMWKWQRVPYWSPYEDVSGYDLRSIEAQKRMEKRAVATIHEILSLTVEKKITLERIAHFRMAMNLPKKLKEFLLQHQGIFYVSTRGNQGKLHTVFLREAYRRGELIEPNDLYLARRVLAELVLLSPRKAKVDRELVGYRRRGLDDEMGQVTRAYVEDACEDFKGGDDVGEDKDAEDDFTSDVGSDVDSGD; this comes from the coding sequence atgcGATTTTTCGGTTCTATCAGTACCAATTTCTTCAAGCGCAAGCTCGAAAATTTCCCACTGATTCACCATTTCATCAACCACAACCCCAGTTTCAATCTCAAATTCGTCAGAGAAAAGTCACAATCCACCGCAATCCCCAAGAAGCAACTGAGAATTCGCGACCATGGCTACGACAACTACATGGAGGTCGAGAAGAAAACCCGCAAGGTCCTCAAATTCCAGAACCTCATCCTCAACGAGCCCAGCCAATCGGTCCCTATCCCCCGCCTCGAAACCCTCGCGCGCCGCATCGGCTTCACGCGCCACGAGGCCGGCGCGTTCATTCTTAAGTTCCCGCATGTCTTTGAAATCTTCGAGCACCCTGTCCAGCGCATCCTCTTCTGCCGCCTCACGCGCAAGGCGGTCCTCCAGATTGATCGGGAGCGTCACGCGCTTGCGGGGTATCTCCCACGCGCCGTCACGAGCCTCCGGAAGCTAGTTATGATGGCCAATGGTCACCGCCTTCGCCTTGAGCATGTGAGGATCGCACGCGCCGTGTTGGGCCTGCCTGATGATTTCGagcaatcggttgttttgaggTACCCTGAATTTTTTCGGTTGGTTGATGCTGATGAAACTAGGAATAAGTACATTGAGCTTGTGGAGTTTGACCCTAGGTTAGCAACTTGTGCAATTGAGGAGGTTAGGGAGAGGGTGTATAGAGAGAGGGGTGGTGATGCTGAAGATATTAGGTTTTCTTTTTGGATCAATTTCCCACCTGGTTTTAAGATTGGCAAGTATTTCAAGATTGCAATGTGGAAGTGGCAGAGGGTTCCTTATTGGTCCCCTTATGAAGATGTTTCTGGGTATGATTTGAGGTCCATTGAGGCTCAGAAGAGAATGGAGAAGAGGGCTGTTGCCACTATCCATGAAATATTGTCATTGACTGTGGAGAAGAAGATAACTTTGGAAAGGATCGCGCACTTTCGGATGGCCATGAACCTGCCCAAGAAGTTGAAGGAGTTCCTGCTCCAGCATCAGGGTATTTTTTATGTCTCCACCAGGGGGAAtcagggtaagcttcacactgTTTTCCTCAGGGAGGCTTATCGGAGAGGCGAGCTGATTGAGCCCAATGACTTGTATTTGGCACGGCGGGTGCTGGCTGAGCTGGTGTTGTTGAGCCCCCGGAAAGCTAAGGTTGATAGGGAGTTGGTTGGGTACAGGCGGCGTGGGTTAGATGATGAAATGGGGCAAGTAACAAGAGCATACGTGGAGGATGCTTGTGAAGACTTTAAGGGTGGAGATGATGTTGGGGAAGACAAGGATGCAGAGGATGATTTTACATCAGATGTAGGTTCTGATGTTGATTCTGGAGATTAG